DNA from Streptomyces rishiriensis:
AGGGGATACCCCAAGGTCCGGAGATGGAGCACGTCGACCGGCGCGGATACGACGCCCGGAAGGGATGCCACTACCGCGACGGCCGCCGCCGTGCAGAGACTGCTACCCCCACCGCGGGCGCCGTACCCGACTGTCTCGCCCCCTGATCGGTACCGGCCCCCACCGGCACTGTTCACAGGGTAGGGCCGCGGGCGTGGAGCGGAAGGCAAATTGCAGGATTGGTTCGGCCGCCGCGTTTATGGTGTGCCGCATGTTTCGTCTTGAGACAGAAGTCGACAGGACTCGCCGCGATCTTCTCCGTTCGCGGCTCCTCGCCACCAACACCGAGGCCTCCCCGGTGCTGCGCGCGCTGCGTGGCACACCCGCGGAACGCGAGTCGGCGCTGCACGTCTGGGCCTCGGACGCGGGCGGCGGTCTGGCCGGCGGTCTGGTGGGCCACACCTGGACGACCTGGCTGCACGTCACCTATCTCTGGGTCGACGCCCGGCACCGGGGCACGGGCCTCGGCAGCGCCCTCCTCGCCGAAGCGGAGCGCATCGCGCACGAGCAGCGCGGCTGCGACCGCGTACGCCTGGAGACGTGGGACTTCCAGGCACCGGACTTCTACCGGCGCCGGGGCTACGAGGTGGTGTGCGTGATCGAGGACTACCCCCCGGGCCTGACGGAGTTCACCCTGACGAAAAGACTGGGGTAGTTCCTGCTTCTTCCCCTCAGCCCGTCCGGCGCCCGAGGACGGAACCCGTCCGGGGCCGGAAGGGGGTGCGGGGGCGCGGCCTCCGGGGTCGGGAACGGGAAGGGGCGGCGGGGCCGGGGGCCACTCGGGCCTCGCGCACCCCACCGCCCCGCCGGACAGCACTCAGTTCAGCCGACGCGCGCCCGCCGCCGGCACCGCCTCGAACACCCGCGGAGCCTTGTGCCCCGCGGCCGCGAACGCCTCTTCGACGGCCTTGGTGAGCGCCTCGACATCGGTGGCCTCGGCCAGGACGATCGCCGACCCCCCGAAGCCCCCGCCGGTCATCCGCGCGCCGAGCGCCCCGTGGGCGAGGGCGGTGTCGACGACGAGGTCCAGCTCGGGACAGGAGACCCGGAAGTCGTCCCGGAGCGAGGCGTGGCCGGCCGTCAGGACCGGCCCGACGGCGCGGGTGTCGCCGCCGGACTCCAGGAGGGAGACGACCTGCTCCACCCGCTGGTCCTCCGTCACCACATGCCGGACCAGGCGGCGGACCTCCTCCTCGTCACCGAGCCGGTCGAGGGCCGCGTCCAGGTCGGCGTACGCGATGTCGCGCAGGGCGTCGACGCCGAGGAGGGCGGCGCCCTTCTCGCAG
Protein-coding regions in this window:
- a CDS encoding GNAT family N-acetyltransferase — its product is MVCRMFRLETEVDRTRRDLLRSRLLATNTEASPVLRALRGTPAERESALHVWASDAGGGLAGGLVGHTWTTWLHVTYLWVDARHRGTGLGSALLAEAERIAHEQRGCDRVRLETWDFQAPDFYRRRGYEVVCVIEDYPPGLTEFTLTKRLG